One part of the Pseudomonas sp. MYb118 genome encodes these proteins:
- a CDS encoding MFS transporter — protein sequence MSPLIRLLASFIALMMAMGIGRFALTPQMPHLLSEGQIDLTAAGLIAAANYLGYFVGAVDAMFSRRPQQVRRRLLGGLWLCVLLTLASFWANGFWSHLLLRFGTGVASAWVLVMITALSQPLAAAAGRPRLGALVFAGPGLGIFLTGVLALGSNLLQQTSATLWLVYAAVGLLMLLMILPFLPQPATSAVVTPNTARSGNPGIGRLGLIYGLYGLGYIIPATFLSQMANAQFHGQWQADLFWPCFGLASALGVVLVSLRRHNPNATRHWLMATLWLQAAGVFACLLGSGLGLALGVLLCGGPFLACMQLVMQRSRELAPHATQRNAGLLTACFAVGQLAGPLLAASSSHFSGGLQPALIIAGSGLLIAGGLSFGSVSAEQGPCVTESASGVHR from the coding sequence ATGTCTCCCCTGATTCGCTTACTCGCCAGTTTCATCGCACTCATGATGGCCATGGGTATCGGGCGCTTTGCCCTCACTCCGCAGATGCCGCACCTGCTCAGCGAAGGTCAGATCGACCTGACCGCCGCCGGTTTGATTGCCGCCGCCAACTACCTGGGCTATTTCGTCGGCGCGGTCGACGCGATGTTCTCCCGTCGCCCGCAACAAGTGCGCCGGCGCTTGCTCGGTGGTTTGTGGCTGTGTGTGCTGCTGACCCTGGCCTCGTTCTGGGCCAACGGCTTCTGGTCGCACCTGCTGCTGCGCTTCGGCACCGGCGTGGCCAGTGCCTGGGTGCTGGTGATGATCACCGCGTTGAGCCAGCCGCTCGCGGCTGCCGCTGGCCGCCCGCGCCTGGGTGCACTGGTGTTCGCCGGCCCTGGCCTGGGGATTTTCCTCACGGGGGTGCTGGCCCTGGGTTCGAACCTGTTGCAGCAGACTTCCGCCACCTTGTGGCTGGTGTACGCGGCGGTCGGTTTGCTGATGCTGCTGATGATCCTGCCGTTCCTGCCGCAACCGGCCACCAGCGCGGTCGTCACGCCGAACACCGCCCGATCCGGCAACCCGGGCATCGGCCGCCTGGGCCTGATCTACGGCCTGTACGGTCTGGGCTACATCATCCCGGCGACCTTTCTCTCGCAAATGGCCAACGCGCAGTTCCACGGGCAATGGCAAGCGGATCTGTTCTGGCCGTGCTTTGGCCTGGCGTCGGCGCTGGGCGTGGTGCTGGTGAGCCTGCGTCGGCACAACCCGAATGCCACCCGCCATTGGCTGATGGCCACGTTGTGGTTACAGGCAGCCGGGGTGTTTGCCTGCCTGCTGGGCAGCGGTCTGGGCCTGGCGCTGGGTGTGCTGCTGTGCGGTGGGCCGTTCCTGGCCTGCATGCAACTGGTGATGCAACGCTCGCGGGAACTGGCGCCCCATGCCACCCAACGCAACGCCGGGCTGTTGACCGCCTGCTTTGCCGTGGGCCAACTGGCCGGCCCCTTGCTCGCCGCGTCGAGCAGCCATTTCAGCGGGGGCTTGCAACCGGCCCTGATCATCGCCGGCAGCGGCCTGCTCATCGCCGGCGGCCTATCGTTCGGCTCAGTCAGCGCCGAACAGGGGCCGTGCGTCACCGAAAGCGCTTCAGGCGTCCACCGTTGA
- a CDS encoding phosphopantetheine-binding protein — protein sequence MKKAAVRAAVHRYISRLLEDQEDFDDNASLMELGLDKADIEDLIFHLEDELGLTAFTAEEDQMLRNARTANDLSRFLLAIGRH from the coding sequence ATGAAAAAAGCTGCCGTGCGTGCCGCCGTGCATCGCTACATCAGCCGGCTGTTGGAAGACCAGGAGGACTTCGACGACAACGCCAGCCTGATGGAATTGGGATTGGACAAAGCCGATATCGAAGACCTGATCTTCCATCTGGAAGATGAACTGGGGCTGACGGCGTTTACCGCAGAGGAGGACCAGATGCTCAGGAACGCCAGGACGGCGAATGATTTGAGCCGGTTTTTGCTCGCCATCGGGCGGCATTAA
- a CDS encoding LysR substrate-binding domain-containing protein: MEFSQLRIFQAVAEEGSVTRAAERLHRVPSNLSTRLKQLEEQLGVELFLRERQRLQLSPAGKVLLDYTTKLFSLHDEAQAAVQGGQPAGDFVLGTMYSTAAIHLPRLLARYHRTYPAVNLQVQAAPSGELLEGLLTGRLDAALVDGPLELAGLDGVPLCDERLVLISEVDHPPVRSALDVQGRAVFTFRQGCSYRMRLEAWFAHYHAAMGRAMEIESYQGMLACVIAGSGVALMAESMLASLPGRESVAVHPLAEPFASATTWLMWRKGMVGANLNAWIEQQQMDFPAAAVPVQATA, translated from the coding sequence GTGGAATTCAGCCAATTGCGCATCTTCCAGGCAGTGGCCGAGGAAGGTTCGGTGACCCGTGCGGCCGAGCGCCTGCATCGGGTGCCGTCGAACCTGTCGACCCGACTCAAGCAGCTCGAAGAGCAGCTGGGTGTAGAACTCTTCCTGCGCGAGCGTCAGCGTTTGCAACTGTCGCCAGCGGGAAAAGTCCTGCTGGATTACACGACCAAGCTGTTCAGCCTGCATGACGAAGCGCAAGCGGCGGTGCAGGGCGGGCAACCGGCGGGGGATTTCGTACTGGGCACGATGTACAGCACGGCGGCGATCCACCTGCCACGGCTGTTGGCCCGCTACCACCGCACCTACCCGGCGGTGAACCTGCAAGTGCAGGCCGCCCCCAGCGGCGAACTGCTCGAAGGCCTGCTGACCGGCCGCCTCGATGCCGCGCTGGTGGACGGCCCGCTGGAACTGGCCGGGCTCGACGGCGTGCCTTTGTGCGACGAGCGCCTGGTGCTGATCAGCGAGGTCGATCATCCTCCGGTCCGCAGTGCGCTGGATGTGCAGGGGCGGGCGGTGTTCACCTTTCGCCAGGGCTGTTCCTACCGGATGCGCCTGGAAGCCTGGTTCGCGCATTATCACGCGGCCATGGGGCGGGCGATGGAGATCGAGTCCTATCAGGGCATGCTCGCCTGTGTGATTGCCGGTTCCGGGGTGGCGTTGATGGCCGAGTCGATGCTCGCCAGCCTGCCGGGGCGTGAGAGCGTCGCGGTGCACCCGTTGGCCGAGCCCTTCGCCAGCGCGACGACCTGGCTGATGTGGCGCAAGGGCATGGTGGGCGCCAACCTGAACGCGTGGATCGAGCAACAGCAAATGGACTTTCCAGCGGCAGCGGTGCCCGTCCAGGCCACGGCTTGA
- a CDS encoding S1 RNA-binding domain-containing protein, translating into MALVGRYNSLQVVKHTNFGLYLDGGADGEILLPNRYIPKDIPSEDEDWLNVFVYLDSDDKLIATTEKPKVQVGEFASLKVVEVNSIGIFLDWGLPKDLLLPFSEEKRQMQAGEYVVVHVYLDKHTRRITATARLDRYLDKTAANYTAGQEVDLLVAEATDMGFKAIINNKHWGLIHKNEIFKFMRSGMREKGFIKEVRSDGKVSLSLQPVGQEAASSLNSKILAKLRENNGTLAVSDKSDPALISSLFGVSKGNFKKAIGALYKNGQIVIHADRIELS; encoded by the coding sequence ATGGCTTTAGTCGGGCGTTACAACAGTTTGCAAGTGGTTAAACACACTAACTTCGGTTTATATCTGGACGGTGGCGCGGATGGCGAAATTCTTCTGCCTAATCGTTATATCCCAAAAGATATTCCCAGCGAAGATGAAGACTGGTTGAATGTTTTCGTTTATCTGGACAGCGATGACAAACTTATCGCTACGACCGAAAAACCGAAAGTTCAAGTCGGTGAGTTTGCCAGTTTGAAAGTTGTTGAAGTCAACAGCATCGGCATTTTCCTCGACTGGGGTTTGCCCAAGGACCTGTTGCTGCCGTTTTCCGAAGAAAAGCGCCAGATGCAGGCCGGCGAGTATGTGGTGGTGCACGTCTACCTCGACAAGCACACCCGCCGCATCACCGCGACGGCGCGTCTGGACCGCTATCTGGACAAGACCGCAGCCAACTACACGGCGGGTCAGGAAGTTGACTTGCTGGTTGCCGAAGCCACCGACATGGGGTTCAAGGCGATCATCAACAACAAGCACTGGGGCCTGATCCACAAGAACGAAATCTTCAAGTTCATGCGCTCGGGCATGCGCGAGAAGGGTTTTATCAAGGAAGTGCGCAGCGACGGCAAAGTCAGCCTGAGCCTGCAACCGGTTGGCCAGGAAGCGGCCAGCAGCCTCAACTCGAAGATCCTCGCCAAGTTGCGTGAAAACAACGGCACCCTGGCCGTGAGCGACAAGAGCGACCCGGCGCTGATCAGCAGTCTGTTCGGCGTCAGCAAGGGCAACTTCAAGAAGGCCATTGGCGCGCTGTACAAGAATGGCCAGATCGTCATTCATGCCGACCGCATTGAACTAAGTTGA
- a CDS encoding PA1414 family protein: protein MKEKIQNWLHDLGVALGLIEPPLQPVPIRTDDEQRRRQQRRR, encoded by the coding sequence ATGAAAGAGAAAATCCAGAACTGGCTGCACGACCTCGGTGTCGCACTCGGTTTGATCGAACCGCCACTGCAACCCGTGCCGATCCGTACCGACGACGAACAGCGTCGACGCCAGCAGCGCCGCCGATAA
- a CDS encoding DUF2177 family protein, translating to MKKFLFAYAGSLLAMLVLDGIWLGALMAPTYRALLGTMLLDQPLLVPATLFYLLYAVGCVVFVVLPAGTWQRAARHGALLGLVAYGTYDLSNWATLHGWPVQLVVLDMAWGAVATCIACVVGYLAARKA from the coding sequence ATGAAGAAGTTTCTGTTTGCGTACGCCGGCAGCTTGCTGGCGATGCTCGTGCTCGATGGCATCTGGCTCGGGGCGTTGATGGCGCCCACCTACCGGGCGCTGTTGGGCACGATGCTGCTCGACCAGCCGCTGCTGGTTCCGGCCACTCTGTTCTATCTCCTTTACGCAGTCGGTTGCGTGGTCTTCGTGGTGTTGCCGGCCGGTACCTGGCAGCGCGCGGCTCGCCATGGCGCCTTGTTGGGTCTGGTCGCCTATGGCACTTATGACCTGAGCAATTGGGCCACCCTGCATGGCTGGCCGGTGCAACTGGTTGTGCTGGACATGGCCTGGGGTGCCGTCGCGACGTGCATTGCCTGCGTCGTCGGTTATCTGGCGGCGCGCAAAGCCTGA